A window of Massilia sp. NR 4-1 genomic DNA:
CGCAGGCCGAAGTCGGAGAACTCAAACGGGTGGCGCAGTCCCGGCAGATTGCCGAATTCCTTCAGTGCGCGCAGCTTGTCGTGCAGGCGCGCGCGGCCCTCCTCCAGCGCCGACTCTGCGTCGAAACGGCGGAAGTACAGCTCATTGACGATGTAGAGCACAAAGATTTCGAAGCCCATCACGTGCACCTGCGGGCCGGCGGCGTGGATCACCAGGCGCTCGCCGTCGGTTTCGACCGTGATGAACTTGCGCTGGAAGCGGAACACCGTGAGGAAGTCGACGAAGTCGCTCTTCATATAGCGCAAGGAGCGCAGATAGGCCAGCTCGTCCTCGCTGAAGGACATCGCGCACAGATGGTCGAGCTGCTCCTCGACCTCCTCCTTCAGCTGGGCCAGCGGGAAGACCGGCTTATTGCGGCAGACGAATTCGTATTCGGTATGCGAATTCGGCTGGCTATGCAGCAGCGCCTGCCACATGGTGAATTTATACAGGTCGGTTTCCAGCAGGCTGCGGACGACGGGGATCATGCGGCGGTTCTCCAGTAAGGGGATGGCATAGAGGCCATTTGAAGTGGTCTCTTAGCGGCCGGCGTTGGCCAGCAGCTCCTGCAGCACATCACCCGATTGCGCCAGCTGCGCTCCGCGCTCCTGCATCGCCTGCAGGAAGCCGTGCTGCTGCTGTTCGAAGCCGGCCACGGGACTCATGCAGTCGGTGATCAGCACCAGGCGCGCGGGGTCGATATTGTCGGCGATATGCTCGGTGGTGGCCTTGACGCAGTGGCTGCTCGCCTCGCCCGCGATATACACGCGGTCGGCCTGGGCCAGGCTGGCGATCAGGCTGCGGTTCAGCTGCGTATCGGGATCGGCATCGTCCGGCACCTCGGCCATCACGGCGGAATAGTGCTCGGTCCACGGGTTGGAACCCTTGGCGATCTTGGTCACCACGCCCAGCGCCGCGTCTTCCCAGCGGTTATAGGCGGCGCGCACATCTTCGTGCACATTGTGGCCCCAGGAACCGATCTCGCAATGCACGGGCCAGACCATCAGGCGGTAGCGGCCATGCGCTTCCAGCTGCTCCAGGTAGGACAGCACGCGCGGCAAGGCTGCCCGGTCGCGCGGCAGGAAGCGCGCGGCGCGCACGTCGGCGGCGGATATTTCAGTGAAGGGCGCCACAGCCGCGCCATCGGCCGCGTACCAGAAGGTCGGATGGGCGATATCGTAGCGGTGGTGGGAATCGAGGGTGACACTGATCTCGCTCAGGCCATGGCGGCCACGGTTGATCAGGCCCGCCAGGCGCAGCATGTCCTGATGGGCGCCGCGCACCGGCAAAGCCGGCGCGTGCGGGGTGCGCGTGGCCGGGTTTTCGGGACGATAACTGTCCGGCAGGTCGCAGAAATCGTTCTGCGGATCGATGACGAGAAGGTGCAGCTGGCGTTTCATTGCGGGACTCCGTGGCGCGCTTGGTATCCAGCATGATACCGGCTGCCACGGAATCTATCAAAAAACGGCCGCCGCCGCGGCCTTAAGTCTCAGGCGGCCAGCAGCTGCTCGATGGTCTGGCGGCCTTTGGCCACGGTGTCGGCCACCGCCTGCTCGCCGCCGGCCACGCCTTCGGCCTGGATAAAGCGGATATCGCTCATGCCGAGGAAGCCCAGCGCCGCGCGCAGATAGGTACTGAGGAAGTCGAAGCCGCTGCCAGGCCCCTCGCTGTACACGCCGCCGCTGGCGGTGAACACATACACCTTCTTGCCCTGCACCAGGCCCACCGGACCGTTCTCGGTGTATTTGAAAGTGAGGCCGGCGCGCGCGATATGGTCGATCCAGGCTTTCAGCGTGGAGGAAATCGAGAAGTTGTACATCGGCGCGCCGATCACGATCACATCGGCGGCGAACAGCTCGGCCACCAGCGCATCGGAGGTTTTGACCACGGCCGCCTGCTCCGCGTTGCGCTGCTCCGGCGCGGTGAAGAAGGCGCCCATCATTTCCTCGCTCAGATGGGGCACGGGCTGCGCCGCCAGGTCGCGCTCGACGATGCTGTCGCCCGGATTGGCGGCGCGCCATTTGGCGATGAACTCGGCCGACAACTGGCGCGACAGGGAACCGGAACTACGCACGCTGCTATTGATATACAGTACATTTGCCACGATGAACTCCTGACGGGGTGGGGATTGCGTTCATCTTAGTTCGCGTTTAGTATCGAGAAAACCAGTTTTATCTGAATCAAATTAATCGATTTTCTTGATATATGCGCGATCCCGGCCTGCCTTCCCTCGAACAATTACGCGTGTTTACCGCCGTGATCGACCATGGCGGCTTCGCCCATGCGGCGCGCGCCCTGCACCGCACGCAATCGGTAATCAGCTACACGGTCGCCAATCTGGAAGACCAGCTGAATATCGCCCTGTTCGACCGCAGCAAGCGCAAACCCACGCTGACCGAGGCCGGCAAAGCCCTGCTGTCGGACGCGCGCGCGGTGCTGATGCGGGTGGACTCGATGCGCGCCCGCGCCAAGGCCCTCGGCTCCGGCATGGAAGCCGAAGTCTCGCTGGTGGTCGATGTGATGTTTCCCACCTGCCATCTGGTGCGGATTCTCGACGCCTTCCAGGAGCACTTCCCCACGGTCGCCATGCGCCTGCACACCGAAGCGCTGGGCGCGGTCACGCAGATGGTGCTGGAGCGGCGCGCCAACGTGGGCCTGAGCGGCTACACCGTGAGTACGCCCGATGCGCTGGAACGCGAGGCGGCCGGCCACGCCACGCTGCTGCCGGTCTGCTCGCCCCTGCATCCGCTGGCGCGCCTGGAGGGCGGCATCCCCAACGCCATCGCGCGCGAGCATCTGCAACTGGTGCTGACCGACCGCAGCAAGCTGACCGAAGGCCAGGATTTCGGCGTGCTCGGTTTGCGCGACTGGCGCCTGGGCGACCTGGGCGCCAAGCACGCGCTGCTGCGCGGCGGCATCGGCTGGGGCAGCATGCCGGAATCGGTGGTGCGCGACGACCTGGAAAACGGCCGCCTGGTCGAGCTGAAAATCCAGGACGGCGGCACCTTCCACTATCCGCTCTTCGTGATCCGCCGCAAGGACGAGGAGCCGGGACCAGCCACGCGCTGGCTGATCCAGCAATTCATTGAACTCGACCATACCCTGCCGCACCCGACTTTCTAGCGCCCTCTCCTACAGGGTCGCAGCGCGTGCGCCTACACACACCCGTCCGTTCCCGTCCTAGCATGGTTGTGGCGGATGCGTCAGCACCGCCGCCACCGTTCATTCAATAGGACAATCAAGGTCAATAGGAGATGCAGATCATGACTAAGCCAAACCAAGCCGGCAGGCAGGATCAGCAACAGGATCAGTTCCAGTCCGTCAACCAGCAGGGGCAGCAGAAAACCGGCACGCGCAGCGACAGCCAGCAGTCCGACAAAGCGCGCAAGGAACAAAGCGACGATTGGCGCAACCAGCAATCGGGCGATTCATACGCCAACCAGCAATCCCAGCGCCAGCCTGGCAGCCGTCAAGGCGAGAAACCCGAAGACGAAAACGATGAATCCATCGCCCCGCACCGCGGCGGCAACCTCGGTCCGGACGATAAACGGCGCTAGGGCCATTCCAAGCCCGCCGGCCTGGCCGCGCCGCGCCCTCAACCGGCGAGGCCGGCCACGCGCAGGCGGGCTTTCAGGCGGCGCACTTCCTCGCTCAGGTCCACCACCAGCGCCGCCACATCCTGATTGGCATCGAACACCTGCTCCACCTCCAGCAGCCGGCGCGCGCGCACCAGGTCGACGCTGGTAAAGCGCCAGCGCTCCCGCGCCTGGCCGGCGTCCGCCAGCAGCACGCCGGCCTGCACATGCTGCAGCACCCAGTCCGGCTCCACGGCGCATACCCGCGCCAGTTCTTCCAGCGTCAGCGCCGCCTCTTCCAGCAAGACGCCGTTCATGGCTGCATCGCTTGCCATGGCCTAGCCTCCCAGCGCGGCGCGCGGATTGAAAGCCAGTTCGCGCGCCATTTGTTGGTACAGGGCGCGCGCGCGTTCCGTATCGGCCGGCGGCAGCGCCACTTCCAGCAGCAGGTAAAGATCGCCCGCCGCATTGTTCTGGCCCGAGGCGGGAATGCCGCGGCCTTTCAGGCGCAGCTTGCGCCCGCTCTTCGACTGCGGCGGCACCGTCACCTTGACCTTGCCGGAGGGCGTCGGCACGTCGATCTCGCCGCCCAGCGCCGCCTCCCAGGGCGCCACCGGCACGGTCTCGTACACATCGCGCCCCTCGATGCGGTAGTGCGGGTCGCTTTCAAACTGGATTTCCAGGAACAAGTCGCCGGCCTCGGCGCCGCCGGTGCCGGGCTGGCCCTGGCCGCTCAGGCGCAACTGCTGGCCGGCGGTGACGCCGACGGGAATGCGCACATCGAGCGTCCGCTCGCGCGTGACCACGCGGGCGCGCTCGTCGAGTTCGGGGATGCGCAGATTGATGGTGCGGGTAGCGCCCAGATAGGCGTCGCGCAGGCTGATGCTGATGCTGGCCTGGCTGTCTTCGCCGCGCATGCGCATGCTGCGCCGGCGCGCGCCCACGTGGGCGAACAGGTCGGAGAAGAAGTCGCGGTCGTTGTCCGCATTGGCCTCGAAATCGGCGCCCCAGTCGGGCGGCGGGCGGAAGCCGGCGCCGGCCTGGAAGCCGCCGCGCTGGCGCGCCGTACCCAGCTCATCGTAGGCGGCGCGCTTCTCCGCGTCCGACAGCACGGCGTAGGCTTCGTTCAGCTCCTTGGTTTTCGCATCCGCATTCGGCTCCTTGCTGACGTCCGGATGGTATTTGCGCACCAGCTTGCGGTAAGCCTGCTTGATTTCGTCATCGCTGGCCGTCTTGGCGACGCCCAGCGCAGCGTAGTAATCCTTGTATTCCACGGAAGTGCTCTCCAGGTCGAATCCTGCAGAGCACAGAATACCGCAAAGCGCAGCGGCTTAGCGCACTCGCCGGATCGAAGAGAAGCGGTCGTTCATGCCGCCCACATTCGGATAGCGGCCCGGCCCGTAGACCACGCATTCGCCACGGTAGTCGGCATGCTCGCACAGTTCCCACTGGCCTTCGCTGATGATCAGGGAGCTGACACGGTCGTTGAAGTTGAGGTCGACCAGGGTACGCACATTGCTGCGCACGCTCACGCTCGGGCCTTCGAAGCGCGAGTCGGTGAACAATTCGACCGGAGCCAGCTGCTGACGGTCACGGTCGCGGTCACGGTCGCGGCCACGCCAGTCGTGGTCATGGCCACGGTCATCGCGGCCGCGGTTATCGTTCCAGCCGCCGCCACCGCCCCAGCGGTCGCGGTTGCGCACCTGGACTTCGCGCGCCGAGGAAATGCTGTTATTAAAGCGGCGCAGGTCGGCATACTCGCCGCGCTCGAATACCGCGCAATAGCCGCCGAAATCGCGGTGTTCGCACAATTCCCAGGCGCCGGAATGCACCACCAGGCTGGAGGCGCGGTCGTTGAAGCCCAGATCGCGGAAGTTGGACGTGGTTTCGTACACCGTCACTTCCGAACCGCGGAAGCCCTCACGCGCGTACAGGGTCATTTCGCCGGCCGAAGCGGCTTGGCTGAGCAGGGTGGCGGCCAGCAGGCTGGCCAGGGTAAACATGCGTTTCATATCAAAATCTCCGTAAGGTGCTCCGCGCGCGCGGCTTGCTGACTGTTCAACGCGGAACGCAACCCGCTAGCCTACACGACTGTGTAACAAATTCCTACCCTGAAGCACTGTCGGACGGAAAAACAGGATTCTGGTTAGAATCTATCTCTTTTCCGCTCCAAAGACTGCCGATCCATGCCACATACCTTCACTTTACCGAATGTTCGCACCGAAGCCGCTTCCCTCTGGCGCCTGGCCTGGCCGGTGCTGATCGGGCAGCTGGCCACCGTGGGCATGGCGGTGGCGGACGTGGCCATGACCGGCCACGCCAGCGCCGCCGAGCTGGCGGCGGTGTCGCTGGGCGCCTCGATCTGGTCCATGGTCCTGGTCTCGGTCAGCGGCACCATGATGGCCATCAACAGCGTGGTGGCGCACGAAGTGGGCGCCGGCGCCTACGGCAAAATCCCGCATTCGGTACGCCAGTCGCTGTGGAAGGCGCTCGGCATCGGCCTGGCCGCCATGCTGCTGGCCAATCTGGCCACGCTCTTGTTCGACCACCTGAATATGGAAGCAGCGGTGGCGGCGCGCGCCTCGCTGTTCGTCCACATCATCAGCTTCGGCATGCCCGCGTTCGCCGCCTACCGCACCCTGTACGGCTATAGCACCAGCATCAACCAGACCAAGCCGGTGATGGTGATCGCCATCATCGGCCTGCTGTTCAATGTCGTCATGAACTGGATGCTCATCTTCGGCAAATTCGGCCTGCCGCAGATGGGCGGCATCGGCTGCGCCGTCTCCACCGCGCTGTGCATGTGGCTGATGCTGGGCGCCATGCTGGCCTGGGTGCGCATCGCCCCGGCCTACAAGAACACCTATCCCTTCCACGAATGGGATGGCCCCTGCTGGGCCGAAATCAAGAGCATGCTGCGTCTCGGCCTGCCGATCGGCGTCACCTACTTCGCCGAGGTGAGCGCCTTCGGCGCCGTCAGCCTGCTGGTGGCGCGCTTTGGCGTCAACGAAGTATCGGCCAACCAGATCGCACTGAATTTTTCCTCGCTGGTCTTCATGGTGCCGGTCAGCTTCGGCATCGGCCTCATCACCCGCGTCGGCCAAGCCATGGGCGAAGGCAATCCCGAACGCGCGCGCTTCACAGCCTGGGTCGGGGTCGCCATGTCGCTCGGCTTCGCCGTGCTGTCGGCCACCCTGATCGCCCTGTTCCGCCACGAAATCGCGCGCGCCTACACCACCGACGTCGCCGTGCAGGAACTGACCGCCCACCTGCTGCTGTTCGCCGCCATCTTCCAGCTGTCCGACGCCACCCAGGTCGCCACCTCCTGCGCCATCCGCGGCTACAAGGTCACACGGCCGCCGATGAAGATCCAGCTGCTGGCCTTCTGGGGCTTCGCCCTGCCGATCGGCTACATCCTGGGCCTGGCCCCGGGCTGGTTCCCGCTCAGTCCCGCGGCGCCGATGGCCTCGGCCGGCTTCTGGATCGGCCTCGTGCTCGGCCTGACGGTCGCCGCCCTACTGCTCAGCTGGTACCTCAACCGCCTCTCCCTTCAGCGCCTGCGCCGCGCCTGATGTTTGTGCCAAATCAAACAACGTCCCACCCCAGTGCCTGAGTGGGACATTGTTTGAGGCAGATCAAACGTGGGGTGGCCGTTTGGCCGAAGGAAAGTCGGTTTCGAGAGATGGATTCCGAATCGCGGCGGGTCGTCAGATATGGCTGAGTCTGGTATCGTTTTGGGCTTTTACCTTGTCCGGGATCACCATGCGTTTCTCTCTCTGTTTTCTGGCCTTGATGGCCATCGGTTCGGCGTCGGCTGAGCGTCTTACTTTGGACCGTATCCATGGTGATCCGGCGCTGGCCGGTCCCGGCATGCGCAAGATGAAGGTCTCCCCCGACGGCGCACGCGTGACCTTCCTGCGCGGCCGTACCGATGACCAGTTCCAGCTGGATCTGTGGGAATTCAACCTGAAAGATAAGTCGAGCCGCCTGCTGGTCGATTCGCGCGTGCTGGTGCCGCAGGAGAACCTGTCGGACGCCGAGAAGGCGCGCCGCGAACGCGAGCGCACCGCCAGCCTGAAAGGCATCATCAGCTATAGCTGGTCGCCGGACGGCAAGCAGCTGCTGGTGCCGATCGCCGGCAATCTGTATCTGGTGGAACTGGCCAAGCCGGACAGCGCGCGCCTGGTCGCCACCGGCGCCGTGCTCGATCCGCAGATTTCGCCCAAGGGCCGCTATGTCTCCTTCGTGCGCGACCAGAATCTGTTCGTGCTCGACCTGAGCACCGGCAAGGAGCGCCAGCTGACCAGCGACGGCGCCGCCGCCATCCACAACGGCGAGGCCGAATTCGTGGCACAGGAAGAGATGCACCAGGTCAGCGGCTATTACTGGGCACCCGACGATTCGGCCATCGCCTTCAAGCGCTATGACGAATCGAAAGTGCCGGTGGCGCGCCGCTTTGAAATCTATGCCGACCGCACCGATGTGATCGAACAGCGCTACCCGGCCGCCGGCGATCCGAACGTGGCGGTGCAGCTGTTCATCGTCTCGCCGGCATCCGGCGAGCGGCGCGAGGTGGACCTGGGCAGCGAGAAGGATATCTACCTGGTGCGCGCCGACTGGAGCGCCAACAGCAAAGCCCTGCTGTTCCAGCGCCAGACGCGCGACCAGAAGAAGCTGGAGCTGGTGTCGGTCGATGCCGCCACCCTGGGCCAGCGCGTGCTCATCACGGAAACCAGCAAGACCTGGGTCAACGTGCTGGAGGAGCCGCGCTTCCTGGCCAAGCGCAACGCCTTCCTGTGGGTGTCGGAGCGCGACGGCCGCCGCCACCTGTATCTGCATGACCTGGACGGCAAGCTGCTGCACCCGGTCAGCAAGGGCGATTGGGGCATCGACGGCTTGCTGGCCGTGGATGAGAAAGCCGGCCGCGTCTATGTCTCCTCCAACAAGGATGCGGTGATCGACAAGCAGGTGTATGCGCTGAACCTGGACGGCAGCAATGCCGACAAGCCGAAGCGCGTGACCCAGGCCGATGGCTGGCACGATGTGAGCTTCTCGCGCAATGGCGAAGTCTTCGTCGACACCTTCTCCGATCCGGCCACGCCGCCGAACGTGAGCATCCGCCGCCCGGACGGCAGCATGGTGGGCTGGCTGGAACGCAATGAGCTGAACGAGTCCCATCCCTACTTCAAGTACAAGTCGGACCATCTGCCGACCGAATACGGCACCTTGAAAGCCAAGGATGGCCAGACCCTGCACTACTCGCTGCTCAAGCCGTATAAATTCGACGCGGCCAAGCGCTATCCGGTCTACCTCTCGACCTACGGCGGCCCGGGCGCCCAGCACGTGGCGCGCAAATGGGGCAATAACTTCGACCAGTACATGGCGCAGCAGGGTTTTGTCGTGTTCCGCCTGGATAACCGCGGTTCTTCGCGCCGCGAGCGCGTCTTCACCGACGCCATCTACCGCAATCTGGGCAAGGTGGAAGTGGAAGACCAGCTGACCGGCGTCGAATGGCTGAGCAAGCAAAGCTTCGTGGATGCCAAGCGTATCGGCGTGTTCGGCTGGAGCTATGGCGGCTTCATGACCTTGCGCCTGCTGTCGCAGGCATCGGACAAGATCGCCATGGGCGTGTCGGTGGCGCCGGTCACGGACTGGCAGTTGTACGACACCCACTACACCGAGCGCTTCATGGACCGTCCGCAGGACAACGCCGAGGGCTACAAGCAAAGCACGGTGTTCGCCCACGCCGACGGCCTGAAATCGAATCTGCTGCTGATCCACGGCATGGCCGACGATAACGTCCTGTTCACCAACACCACCAAGATGATCGATGCGCTGGTGAACCGCAAGGTGCAGTTCGAACTGATGACCTACCCGGGCGCCAAGCATGGCATTTCCTCGCGCGCCGGCCAGCTGCATGTGTACAGCTATATCGACGCCTACTTCAAGAAGAACCTGAAGCCGGAAACGAATTGATGGTGTAAAGACCTCGTGGCGCTTCGGCGCCATTCAAGCCCGCCAGCATCAGCCGGCGGGCTTTTTTTATGCGCCAGGCTTATTGGCGGTTGCCTTTGTCGACGGCGTTATCGATCGCATCGTCCACGGCCTCGCGGGCGTCGCCCACGCCTTTCTGCAGCTTGCCTTCGATCTGGTTCTTGATGCCCTTGGCTTGCTGCTTGGAGCTGCCCACCAGTTCACCGGCTTCCTGCTGGATCTTGCCGCCGATTTCCTTGGCCTTGCCTTTGATTTGGTCCTTGTTCATGATGCACTCCTTTGTAGTAAGTTGCACACAGGATTGTGTGACCGGAGTCCATCTTAGGGATGCGCAGCATTCCCTTCTGTTCGCTCACGAACACAAGTCAGCTCAGGCTTTGCGCCAGACGCTGGCCAGCCAGGGCTGCTGCTCGCGCGGCAAACCGGCTGGACGGTAATAGTGCTGCAGCGGCGCAAAGCCGGCCGCCAGCAGATAAGCTTCCCACCTTGCGTAATCGTAGTAGCTGCCGTAGCGCGGGCCGTTCCAGCCTTCCTCGTTATGGCCGCGCGGATTGGAGCTGAACAGCACGCCGCGCGGCTTGAGCGTCGCATGCAGCCGGAGCAGCACCTCGGGCAGGGCCGCGCTGGGCACATGGAACAGGGAGGCGTTCGCATACACGCCGTCGAAATAGGCGGTGGGCAGGTCGAGCGCGACGAAATCCTGCTGCCACACGGGGCAGCCGCTCCATTCGCGCGCCATCTCCACAAAACGCGC
This region includes:
- a CDS encoding DnaJ C-terminal domain-containing protein; this translates as MEYKDYYAALGVAKTASDDEIKQAYRKLVRKYHPDVSKEPNADAKTKELNEAYAVLSDAEKRAAYDELGTARQRGGFQAGAGFRPPPDWGADFEANADNDRDFFSDLFAHVGARRRSMRMRGEDSQASISISLRDAYLGATRTINLRIPELDERARVVTRERTLDVRIPVGVTAGQQLRLSGQGQPGTGGAEAGDLFLEIQFESDPHYRIEGRDVYETVPVAPWEAALGGEIDVPTPSGKVKVTVPPQSKSGRKLRLKGRGIPASGQNNAAGDLYLLLEVALPPADTERARALYQQMARELAFNPRAALGG
- a CDS encoding MerR family transcriptional regulator is translated as MASDAAMNGVLLEEAALTLEELARVCAVEPDWVLQHVQAGVLLADAGQARERWRFTSVDLVRARRLLEVEQVFDANQDVAALVVDLSEEVRRLKARLRVAGLAG
- a CDS encoding cysteine hydrolase, which encodes MKRQLHLLVIDPQNDFCDLPDSYRPENPATRTPHAPALPVRGAHQDMLRLAGLINRGRHGLSEISVTLDSHHRYDIAHPTFWYAADGAAVAPFTEISAADVRAARFLPRDRAALPRVLSYLEQLEAHGRYRLMVWPVHCEIGSWGHNVHEDVRAAYNRWEDAALGVVTKIAKGSNPWTEHYSAVMAEVPDDADPDTQLNRSLIASLAQADRVYIAGEASSHCVKATTEHIADNIDPARLVLITDCMSPVAGFEQQQHGFLQAMQERGAQLAQSGDVLQELLANAGR
- a CDS encoding bifunctional 2-polyprenyl-6-hydroxyphenol methylase/3-demethylubiquinol 3-O-methyltransferase UbiG; this encodes MDKSIEQITRLTLEHYERNARQFLEGTRDHDVSQNIAALLDAIEGAPPFRILDLGCGPGRDLCAFKALGHEPTGIDGSARFVEMAREWSGCPVWQQDFVALDLPTAYFDGVYANASLFHVPSAALPEVLLRLHATLKPRGVLFSSNPRGHNEEGWNGPRYGSYYDYARWEAYLLAAGFAPLQHYYRPAGLPREQQPWLASVWRKA
- a CDS encoding beta/gamma crystallin-related protein, producing the protein MKRMFTLASLLAATLLSQAASAGEMTLYAREGFRGSEVTVYETTSNFRDLGFNDRASSLVVHSGAWELCEHRDFGGYCAVFERGEYADLRRFNNSISSAREVQVRNRDRWGGGGGWNDNRGRDDRGHDHDWRGRDRDRDRDRQQLAPVELFTDSRFEGPSVSVRSNVRTLVDLNFNDRVSSLIISEGQWELCEHADYRGECVVYGPGRYPNVGGMNDRFSSIRRVR
- a CDS encoding S9 family peptidase gives rise to the protein MRFSLCFLALMAIGSASAERLTLDRIHGDPALAGPGMRKMKVSPDGARVTFLRGRTDDQFQLDLWEFNLKDKSSRLLVDSRVLVPQENLSDAEKARRERERTASLKGIISYSWSPDGKQLLVPIAGNLYLVELAKPDSARLVATGAVLDPQISPKGRYVSFVRDQNLFVLDLSTGKERQLTSDGAAAIHNGEAEFVAQEEMHQVSGYYWAPDDSAIAFKRYDESKVPVARRFEIYADRTDVIEQRYPAAGDPNVAVQLFIVSPASGERREVDLGSEKDIYLVRADWSANSKALLFQRQTRDQKKLELVSVDAATLGQRVLITETSKTWVNVLEEPRFLAKRNAFLWVSERDGRRHLYLHDLDGKLLHPVSKGDWGIDGLLAVDEKAGRVYVSSNKDAVIDKQVYALNLDGSNADKPKRVTQADGWHDVSFSRNGEVFVDTFSDPATPPNVSIRRPDGSMVGWLERNELNESHPYFKYKSDHLPTEYGTLKAKDGQTLHYSLLKPYKFDAAKRYPVYLSTYGGPGAQHVARKWGNNFDQYMAQQGFVVFRLDNRGSSRRERVFTDAIYRNLGKVEVEDQLTGVEWLSKQSFVDAKRIGVFGWSYGGFMTLRLLSQASDKIAMGVSVAPVTDWQLYDTHYTERFMDRPQDNAEGYKQSTVFAHADGLKSNLLLIHGMADDNVLFTNTTKMIDALVNRKVQFELMTYPGAKHGISSRAGQLHVYSYIDAYFKKNLKPETN
- a CDS encoding CsbD family protein encodes the protein MNKDQIKGKAKEIGGKIQQEAGELVGSSKQQAKGIKNQIEGKLQKGVGDAREAVDDAIDNAVDKGNRQ
- a CDS encoding MATE family efflux transporter — encoded protein: MPHTFTLPNVRTEAASLWRLAWPVLIGQLATVGMAVADVAMTGHASAAELAAVSLGASIWSMVLVSVSGTMMAINSVVAHEVGAGAYGKIPHSVRQSLWKALGIGLAAMLLANLATLLFDHLNMEAAVAARASLFVHIISFGMPAFAAYRTLYGYSTSINQTKPVMVIAIIGLLFNVVMNWMLIFGKFGLPQMGGIGCAVSTALCMWLMLGAMLAWVRIAPAYKNTYPFHEWDGPCWAEIKSMLRLGLPIGVTYFAEVSAFGAVSLLVARFGVNEVSANQIALNFSSLVFMVPVSFGIGLITRVGQAMGEGNPERARFTAWVGVAMSLGFAVLSATLIALFRHEIARAYTTDVAVQELTAHLLLFAAIFQLSDATQVATSCAIRGYKVTRPPMKIQLLAFWGFALPIGYILGLAPGWFPLSPAAPMASAGFWIGLVLGLTVAALLLSWYLNRLSLQRLRRA
- a CDS encoding LysR family transcriptional regulator produces the protein MRDPGLPSLEQLRVFTAVIDHGGFAHAARALHRTQSVISYTVANLEDQLNIALFDRSKRKPTLTEAGKALLSDARAVLMRVDSMRARAKALGSGMEAEVSLVVDVMFPTCHLVRILDAFQEHFPTVAMRLHTEALGAVTQMVLERRANVGLSGYTVSTPDALEREAAGHATLLPVCSPLHPLARLEGGIPNAIAREHLQLVLTDRSKLTEGQDFGVLGLRDWRLGDLGAKHALLRGGIGWGSMPESVVRDDLENGRLVELKIQDGGTFHYPLFVIRRKDEEPGPATRWLIQQFIELDHTLPHPTF
- a CDS encoding FMN-dependent NADH-azoreductase → MANVLYINSSVRSSGSLSRQLSAEFIAKWRAANPGDSIVERDLAAQPVPHLSEEMMGAFFTAPEQRNAEQAAVVKTSDALVAELFAADVIVIGAPMYNFSISSTLKAWIDHIARAGLTFKYTENGPVGLVQGKKVYVFTASGGVYSEGPGSGFDFLSTYLRAALGFLGMSDIRFIQAEGVAGGEQAVADTVAKGRQTIEQLLAA